GGCGGCCGTCCAGAACGACCTCGCCGGCGTCGGGCTGGTCGAGCAGGCCGAGCAGGTGCAGCATGGTGCTCTTGCCCGAGCCGCTGGCCCCGATCACCGCCACAAGCTCCCCGCGCTCCGCCTCGACGTCGACGCCGTGGAGAACGGGGACCTCCAACTTGCCCTTCCGATAGCTCTTGGACAGGCCGTAAGCCGCGATATGAGTCGTCATCGTCCGGGTCTTCCGTGTGGGACGTGAAGGGTCGGGTAAGGGACGCCTCGAACGGGTCACTCGTAGCGGAGGGCTCGGACGGGGTGCATCTTCGCCGCTCGTCGGGCCGGCCAGATGCTCGCGCCGACGGCGATCAGCATGGCCCCGGCGACGATCGCGGCGACGGTGTGGGGCTCGACCAGCGTCGGGATCCGGTCGAAGTAGTAGATCGAGTCGTCGAACACCTTGTGCTTGAGGATGATGCTCAGGAGTTTCTCGATCTCATTGATGTACGCGACGAACAGCAGGCCGCCGATCATCCCCACGCCGCTCCCCACGGCCCCTAGCAGCAGGCCGTAGCCGAGGAAGATGTTCCGGACGCCCGAGGTCGACGCCCCCAGCGCCTTCATGATGCCGATGTCGCGGGTCTTCTCCACCACGATCATCGAGAAGATCGCCAGGATGCCGAAGCCCGCGACGGCGATGATGAAGAACAGCAGGATGTTCAGGATGCTCTGCTCCACGGCCACCGCCGCCAGCAGCGGCCCCTGCTTCTGCTCCCAGGTCGAGACGTGGAAGTACGCGCTCGGCGAGAGCTTGTGGAGGCTGAGCTGGAGCTTGTCCGCCAGGGCGTCGATGTCGGCGCCGTCGCGAACCTTCACCTGGATCGAGTTGACCGCTCCCCGGCCGTCGGCGCGGATCAGGTTCCGAGCGCGCTGAAGGTCGCGGATCGGGACGTAGACGTGGGTTGAGTCGTATTCGCTCATCCCGCTCTTGAAGTAGCCGACGACCGTGAAGGCGTCCATTCCCGGCTCGGGCACCTTGCCCTGCTTGGGGAAGGCGAGGGAGATCTTGGAGCCCTCCGCCGCCAGGTAGAGATCCTGCTTGCCGTGGCCGAGGTGATAGGTCGCGATTGCGTAACCGACGATGGCCCCCTGCATTGGAACCTGGTCGGCCTGTTCCTTCTCAATGAGTTGCCTCATGAAGGCGTCGTCCGGCTCGCTCTGGAGGGCGCGGAGCCGCTGGCCGGCCGGCGACTTCGCGCGGACCTCCTCGGTGACCTCGAACGATGGGGGAATTTGCCGACCCTCCTCATTGAAGAGGTGCTCGGCGAAGTCCCCCGTCTTGGCCCGCTCCGTCGGCTCGACGCCGATGATCTGGACGGGGTGGGTGCGCACGTCCTGCGAGCCGGGGCCGAACCGGTAGGAGAGCATCCCGGGGGTCTCGACCGTCGGGGCCGTCGCCAGGACGTCCTTGCCGCCGACCTCCTTGATCCGGGCCATGACCTCCTCAAAGTTGTAGAACCCGTCGAAGGAGGCGGATTCCACGATGAGGTCGGCCAGAACGCCGTGGAGGCGGTCGCGCATCTTGTCGGCGAACCCGGCCATGACCGAGTTCACCACGATCATCGTGGCCACGCCCAGCATGACGCTGATGACGCTCGCCAGCGCGATGTATCGGGTTCGGAGATACCGCCAGCAGAGCAGGTACTTGTACACGAGGCTACTCCTTCCTGGAACCAGCCTGTCGCGCGGGGCTTGGACGATCGTGAGCGGTCAGATCTCAGACGAATCCTCTTCGAGTTCGTCCGCTGGCCGGGTTACAGAGCCTGTGCCGTGGGCCGTGGTCTTACCCGCCACAATTTCCGCACCCCCCGCAACAATCGGGCGCATCAGCGGGAAGAGGACCACG
This genomic window from Paludisphaera rhizosphaerae contains:
- a CDS encoding ABC transporter permease — translated: MYKYLLCWRYLRTRYIALASVISVMLGVATMIVVNSVMAGFADKMRDRLHGVLADLIVESASFDGFYNFEEVMARIKEVGGKDVLATAPTVETPGMLSYRFGPGSQDVRTHPVQIIGVEPTERAKTGDFAEHLFNEEGRQIPPSFEVTEEVRAKSPAGQRLRALQSEPDDAFMRQLIEKEQADQVPMQGAIVGYAIATYHLGHGKQDLYLAAEGSKISLAFPKQGKVPEPGMDAFTVVGYFKSGMSEYDSTHVYVPIRDLQRARNLIRADGRGAVNSIQVKVRDGADIDALADKLQLSLHKLSPSAYFHVSTWEQKQGPLLAAVAVEQSILNILLFFIIAVAGFGILAIFSMIVVEKTRDIGIMKALGASTSGVRNIFLGYGLLLGAVGSGVGMIGGLLFVAYINEIEKLLSIILKHKVFDDSIYYFDRIPTLVEPHTVAAIVAGAMLIAVGASIWPARRAAKMHPVRALRYE